Proteins from a single region of Tachysurus vachellii isolate PV-2020 chromosome 15, HZAU_Pvac_v1, whole genome shotgun sequence:
- the slc35g2a gene encoding solute carrier family 35 member G2a produces the protein MDKSLMQRLLSSKKSAKIHPTAVMLKYGSHFPRRGDESYDDAPSFEDFGAFIAETSDSKSHKTVFNLQSESRSRVSKGVRGQLQSFSEASVFSSRVMWAVLFGAALAHGCVSLLTRLAADLSHIPSLELLFVRSVLQVLSIAVVLYHKEAPFGPQGCRLHLFSYGIFNVVSISCAYTSFALVPPANGAIVWRASATVFSAVLSFLLVEERLGVTDIISVSCSVFGLGFILIPNLASEEKPLGFWQEAFGYVLMVLAGLMAALSMILYRCVKQQVSLWTALFTFGWMGSLWSCCSMFLLQEPVIPHDAETWIFLISISFCSTISFLGVYYGLQRLHPALVSTVQHLELVVAMVLQLVVLHMLPSVCDIIGATVIVTSVIVLGLVKVLCGGKREMEEYKEILDSSVK, from the exons ATGGACAAGTCTCTGATGCAGCGTCTGCTCAGCTCGAAGAAAAGTGCAAAAATCCACCCGACTGCGGTGATGCTAAAATACGGCTCCCATTTTCCCCGACGTGGAGATGAGAGCTACGACGATGCTCCGTCCTTTGAGGATTTTGGTGCCTTTATAGCAGAGACGTCTGACagcaaatcacacaaaactgtgTTTAACCTTCAGTCTGAATCGAGATCAAGAGTGTCTAAAGGGGTCAGAGGTCAGCTGCAGAGCTTCAGTGAGGCCAGCGTGTTCTCGTCACGTGTGATGTGGGCGGTGCTCTTTGGTGCAGCGCTGGCTCATGGATGTGTCTCGCTCCTGACACGTTTAGCTGCAGATTTATCCCACATCCCGTCGCTCGAGCTTCTCTTTGTCCGCTCTGTCCTCCAGGTTCTGTCCATCGCTGTCGTTCTTTACCACAAGGAGGCGCCTTTTGGGCCACAAGGCTGCAGGCTGCATCTCTTCTCCTATGGAATATTTAATGTCGTTTCCATCTCCTGTGCATACACGTCCTTCGCACTAGTTCCTCCTGCTAACGGCGCTATCGTGTGGAGAGCGAGCGCTACAGTGTTCAGTGCCGTCTTGTCCTTCCTGCTCGTTGAAGAGCGACTCGGTGTGACAGACATAATCTCTGTCTCCTGCAGTGTCTTTGGGCTCGGCTTCATCCTGATCCCCAACCTCGCTAGTGAGGAAAAGCCGCTTGGGTTCTGGCAGGAGGCGTTTGGTTACGTCCTGATGGTTTTGGCAGGACTGATGGCGGCACTCTCTATGattttatacag GTGTGTGAAGCAGCAGGTGAGCTTGTGGACAGCACTGTTTACTTTTGGATGGATGGGTTCTCTCTGGTCCTGCTGCTCCATGTTCCTCCTGCAGGAACCCGTCATTCCACACGATGCGGAGACCTGGATCTTCCTCATATCCATCAGCTTCTGCTCCACCATCTCCTTCCTGGGGGTTTATTACGGCCTGCAGCGCCTCCACCCTGCGCTAGTCAGCACG GTGCAGCATCTGGAGCTCGTGGTGGCGATGGTTCTGCAGCTGGTCGTGTTGCACATGCTCCCATCTGTCTGTGACATCATCGGCGCCACCGTCATCGTCACCAGCGTAATAGTGCTCGGCCTCGTCAAAGTCCTCTGTGGTGGAAAGCGTGAGATGGAGGAATACAAAGAAATCCTGGACTCGTCCGTAAAATAA
- the gyg1a gene encoding glycogenin-1a isoform X1 has translation MTDQAFVTLATNDSYAKGAMVLGVCLRNHKTSRKLTILIGDDISQPCRSVLSQIFDEVCEVSVLDSGDVTRLAMMKRPELGVTFTKLHCWNLTHYSKCVFMDADTLVLCNIDELFERDELSAAPDPGWPDCFNSGVFVFQPSKETYTELLNSCMQHGSFDGGDQGVLNNYFSDWATADIAKHLPFIYNLSSVSIYTYLPAFKQFGHNAKVIHFLGEKKPWDYQLGDDEECSSEKVSSSLHPDFVQQWWCVFKSSVLPLLLKEHTHTPPLSDMPSVKQKSVYVEAARVEKCVDPPAPQTSSQDRKQKWEQGDADYLGEDSFEHIERKLDSFLM, from the exons ATGACAg atCAAGCATTTGTCACACTCGCTACAAATGACAGCTATGCTAAAGGAGCGATGGTGCTTGGTGTTTGTTTGAGGAATCACAAAACATCTCGTAAACTCACCATACTGATCGGAGATGACATTTCACAaccctgcag gtcAGTCCTCAGTCAGATATTtgatgaggtgtgtgaggtgagtgtgttGGACAGTGGAGATGTGACTCGGTTGGCGATGATGAAGAGACCTGAGCTCGGTGTCACCTTCACTAAGCTGCACTGCTGGAACCTCACACATTAttcaaagtgtgtgtttatggatgcAGACACACTG GTTCTGTGTAACATTGACGAGCTGTTCGAGCGTGACGAGCTCTCGGCTGCCCCTGACCCTGGCTGGCCCGACTGCTTTAACTCcggagtgtttgtgtttcagccGTCGAAGGAAACATACACCGAGTTACTGAACTCCTGCATGCAGCACGGCAGCTTTGATG gtggggaTCAAGGTGTGTTAAACAACTATTTCAGTGACTGGGCTACAGCTGATATCGCCAAACACCTTCCTTTCATCTATAATCTAAGCAGTGTCTCCATCTACACCTACCTACCAGCTTTCAAaca GTTTGGCCACAATGCTAAAGTGATCCACTTCCTGGGTGAGAAGAAGCCGTGGGATTACCAGCTCGGTGATGATGAAGAGTGCAGCAGTGAGAAAGTTTCTTCGTCTCTGCACCCTGATTTCGTTCAgcagtggtggtgtgtgtttaagtcGTCAGTACTTCCGTTACTGTTgaaggagcacacacacacacccccgctCTCGGACATGCCCAGCGTGAAG cagaagagtgtgtatgtggaggCAGCCCGGGTGGAGAAGTGTGTTGATCCACCGGCTCCTCAAACCTCCTCACAGGACAGGAAGCAGAAGTGGGAGCAGGGAGACGCTGATTATCTCGGAGAAGATTCGTTTGAACACATCGAGAGAAAACTTGATTCCTTCCTCatgtga
- the gyg1a gene encoding glycogenin-1a isoform X2 gives MTDQAFVTLATNDSYAKGAMVLGVCLRNHKTSRKLTILIGDDISQPCRSVLSQIFDEVCEVSVLDSGDVTRLAMMKRPELGVTFTKLHCWNLTHYSKCVFMDADTLVLCNIDELFERDELSAAPDPGWPDCFNSGVFVFQPSKETYTELLNSCMQHGSFDGGDQGVLNNYFSDWATADIAKHLPFIYNLSSVSIYTYLPAFKQFGHNAKVIHFLGEKKPWDYQLGDDEECSSEKVSSSLHPDFVQQWWCVFKSSVLPLLLKEHTHTPPLSDMPSVKKSVYVEAARVEKCVDPPAPQTSSQDRKQKWEQGDADYLGEDSFEHIERKLDSFLM, from the exons ATGACAg atCAAGCATTTGTCACACTCGCTACAAATGACAGCTATGCTAAAGGAGCGATGGTGCTTGGTGTTTGTTTGAGGAATCACAAAACATCTCGTAAACTCACCATACTGATCGGAGATGACATTTCACAaccctgcag gtcAGTCCTCAGTCAGATATTtgatgaggtgtgtgaggtgagtgtgttGGACAGTGGAGATGTGACTCGGTTGGCGATGATGAAGAGACCTGAGCTCGGTGTCACCTTCACTAAGCTGCACTGCTGGAACCTCACACATTAttcaaagtgtgtgtttatggatgcAGACACACTG GTTCTGTGTAACATTGACGAGCTGTTCGAGCGTGACGAGCTCTCGGCTGCCCCTGACCCTGGCTGGCCCGACTGCTTTAACTCcggagtgtttgtgtttcagccGTCGAAGGAAACATACACCGAGTTACTGAACTCCTGCATGCAGCACGGCAGCTTTGATG gtggggaTCAAGGTGTGTTAAACAACTATTTCAGTGACTGGGCTACAGCTGATATCGCCAAACACCTTCCTTTCATCTATAATCTAAGCAGTGTCTCCATCTACACCTACCTACCAGCTTTCAAaca GTTTGGCCACAATGCTAAAGTGATCCACTTCCTGGGTGAGAAGAAGCCGTGGGATTACCAGCTCGGTGATGATGAAGAGTGCAGCAGTGAGAAAGTTTCTTCGTCTCTGCACCCTGATTTCGTTCAgcagtggtggtgtgtgtttaagtcGTCAGTACTTCCGTTACTGTTgaaggagcacacacacacacccccgctCTCGGACATGCCCAGCGTGAAG aagagtgtgtatgtggaggCAGCCCGGGTGGAGAAGTGTGTTGATCCACCGGCTCCTCAAACCTCCTCACAGGACAGGAAGCAGAAGTGGGAGCAGGGAGACGCTGATTATCTCGGAGAAGATTCGTTTGAACACATCGAGAGAAAACTTGATTCCTTCCTCatgtga
- the LOC132858049 gene encoding ras-related protein Rab-3A-like, whose protein sequence is MASVNELHYGHRDSVDQNFDYMFKILIIGNSNVGKTSFLFRYADDSFTPAFVSTVGIDFKVKTIYRNDKRIKLQIWDTAGQERYRTITTAYYRGAMGFILMYDITNEESFSAVQDWSTQIKTYSWENSQVLLVGNKCDLEEVRVITVNRGRELSQQLGLGFLETSAKANVNVKQTFECLVDLICERMKDNPDAMTNSSNPQGADLNKQPQRSHKDCAC, encoded by the exons ATGGCATCAGTTAACGAGCTACATTATGGACACAGAGACTCTGTGGATCAGAACTTTGATTACATGTTCAAGATCCTGATCATTGGGAACAGCAATGTGGGAAAGACCAGCTTCCTGTTCCGCTACGCTGACGACTCATTCACGCCGGCGTTCGTCAGCACAGTTGGCATTGACTTCAAAGTCAAAACCATCTACAGGAATGACAAGAGGATCAAACTGCAGATTTGG gacacaGCCGGTCAGGAGCGATACAGGACGATCACTACAGCGTATTACAGAGGAGCAATGGGCTTCATCCTGATGTATGACATCACTAATGAGGAGTCATTCAGCGCTGTTCAGGactg gtccaCTCAGATTAAGACGTACTCCTGGGAAAATTCTCAGGTGCTGTTAGTGGGAAATAAGTGTGATCTGGAGGAGGTGAGAGTAATCACTGTGAACAGGGGGAGAGAACTGTCACAGCAACTCg gtttGGGTTTTTTAGAAACAAGTGCGAAGGCAAATGTGAATGTGAAGCAGACGTTCGAGTGTTTAGTCGATTTAATCTGTGAGAGAATGAAGGATAATCCAGACGCAATGACGAACAGCAGCAATCCTCAAGGGGCAGATCTGAACAAACAACCACAACGATCACACAAAGACTGTGcatgctga
- the LOC132858204 gene encoding gamma-interferon-inducible lysosomal thiol reductase-like, which yields MHVLKSALALACFALLLDECASSPASRCGVLGQCVEVNTSRIADNVNVSLYYESLCPGCREFLVMQLMPTFIMLSDIMNMDLIPFGNAEEKQVGDKYEFTCQHGPDECLGNMIETCVMNKVPDAAVPVIYCMEAADNVVKAAESCLALFSPQTKFSDIMACVNGNEGNQLMHQNAKETAALQPPHEYVPWITINGEHTDELQQKAMSSLFVLVCSLYKGQTPPACKLGQKATATKTSYC from the exons ATGCACGTCCTGAAGTCTGCGCTCGCGCTCGCctgcttcgcgctgttgctggACGAGTGCGCGAGCTCACCGGCGAGTAGATGTGGG gtgctggGGCAGTGTGTGGAGGTGAACACCAGCAGAATCGCTGATAATGTCAATGTGTCTCTGTATTATGAGTCTCTGTGTCCCGGTTGTCGTGAGTTCCTTGTGATGCAGCTCATGCCGACCTTCATCATGCTGAGTGACATCATGAATATGGATCTCATCCCGTTCGGCAACGCAGAG GAGAAGCAGGTTGGAGACAAGTACGAGTTCACCTGTCAGCACGGACCAGACGAGTGTCTGGGCAACATGATCGAG acatGTGTGATGAATAAAGTGCCTGATGCTGCAGTTCCTGTGATTTACTGCATGGAAGCTGCTGACAATGTGGTGAAGGCGGCAGAATCT TGTCTTGCCTTGTTCAGCCCACAAACAAAGTTCAGTGACATCATGGCATGTGTGAACGGTAACGAGGGAAATCAGTTAATGCACCAGAACGCTAAGGAAACCGCAGCTTTACAGCCACCGCATGAATATGTGCCGTGGATCACCATCAACGGA gAGCACACTGACGAGCTGCAGCAGAAAGCAATGAGCTCGCTCTTTGTACTTGTCTGCAGTCTGTACAAG GGTCAGACTCCACCAGCGTGCAAACTCGGACAGAAGGCAACGGCAACAAAGACGAGTTACTGCTGA